One genomic window of Euleptes europaea isolate rEulEur1 chromosome 8, rEulEur1.hap1, whole genome shotgun sequence includes the following:
- the UTP23 gene encoding rRNA-processing protein UTP23 homolog → MKIKRQKHAKKHVGFYKHSFGFREPFQVLLDGTFCQAALRNKIQIREQLPGYLAGAAQLCTTRCVLKELESLGKELYGAKLIAQRCQVRHCSHFKEPVNGSACLLSMVEGGNPHHYFVATQDQVLGTKVKKRAGIPLLFIIQNTMVLDKPSAKSLASAQAMQTNQLIPEHQKQSIVELKEEQGLGKASEPRKRKRKRAGGPNPLSCLKKKKKTQETPQPSAPKKRNRKRSKRKLGTPADAVPSG, encoded by the exons ATGAAGATCAAGCGGCAGAAGCACGCCAAGAAGCACGTGGGCTTCTACAAGCACAGCTTCGGCTTCCGGGAGCCCTTCCAGGTGCTGCTGGACGGGACCTTCTGCCAAGCGGCGCTGCGCAACAAGATCCAGATCCGGGAGCAGCTGCCCGGGTACCTGGCCGGCGCCGCGCAGCTCTGCACCACCCG GTGCGTTCTCAAAGAATTGGAGTCCTTAGGAAAGGAATTGTATGGTGCCAAGCTAATTGCCCAGAGATGCCAGGTGCGCCACTGCTCTCACTTCAAAGAGCCAGTGAACGGTTCAGCGTGCCTGTTGTCCATGGTTGAGGGTGGCAACCCACACCATTACTTCGTTGCTACACAG GACCAGGTTCTGGGAACCAAGGTGAAGAAAAGGGCCGGCATTCCTCTTCTCTTCATCATCCAAAACACCATGGTGCTGGACAAACCTTCTGCCAAATCTCTGGCATCGGCGCAAGCAATGCAGACCAATCAACTGATCCCAGAGCATCAGAAACAGAGCATTGTAGAACTCAAAGAAGAGCAAGGCCTGGGGAAGGCCTCAGAGCCCCGGAAAAGGAAACGGAAAAGAGCCGGTGGCCCCAACCCTCTCAGTtgtctgaagaaaaagaagaaaacacaaGAGACCCCGCAGCCTTCAGCACCGAAGAAGAGGAATCGGAAACGCAGCAAAAGGAAGTTGGGAACTCCAGCTGATGCTGTGCCGTCAGGATAA